The genome window CCCCAATCCAGCGGCGGCGCGGCCAGTGGCTTTCCGGTTTCGTCGAGAAACGCGCCGCCGTTCCAGGCCGCAAGCTGGAAACGGCCAGTTCCGTCATTGAGAAGGAGTTGATCCGGTTCTCCGTACTCTGCCAATTGTCCGCCACGGAGCACGAATCGATTCCGGTCTTTTTGCGGAATGACTGGTTTTCCGCCGACCGCCGAAAAGCTGATTCGCCCCACGTCCCGCATGTCGTTCGTTCGATTGTTGGCCACGTAAAGGTCGAGCGTGCCGTTGCCGTCGATATCGGCCAGCGCCAGGGTCGTGGCGGCGGACGGACGCCGCGTGCCCGCCTCAGCGTTGCGGTCGGTAAACCTGCCTCGACCGTCGTTGATGAAACAGAGGACCCCTTCGCTGAGCGTCGAAACCAGCAAATCCAGGGAGCCGTCGCCGTTGACGTCGGCGAACACTGCTCCTCGGTAGAATCTCCTTTCGGATTGGAGGCCTGCCTCAGCGGTTACATCTTTGAATTGCCAGTTCCCCAAATTCCGATAGAGCACATTGGAATTCTCCAGGCCGCAGAAATAAAGGTCCGGCAAGCCATCGTTGTCGATATCGCCAACCGCCACGCCGGAACCGTTGGCCAGCACGCGATTTGCAGCGATGGAGGCTTCGGTCAGCCGGTTTGAGAAAGTGATCCCGGTGTGCGCTGAGGAAAGCAGCCGGAAGCCATCGCGACCTTGAGCAAGCACTTGCGCTCCGGTCCAGCGAAAGCCAACTTCGGGGTACCAAAGCCTCTCGGCCCCGCGAACTAACATTTGTGGCCACAAAAGGCCACAGAGCAAAATGGTTAGCTTGGTTCTTCTCACAACAGCTTGCACCGAAAGTAGGGCAGGCATCTTGCCTGCCTCAGGTTCGGTTCAACCTGGCCCGCAGGGGACAGGCTGGAAGCCTGTCCTACTTTGCGAGCCAACATTCGCAACACTCTCGAAGGAAACGCCTACCTTCATCATCGCTCCAGAGTCAACCTGGAAAGGACTCTTATGATCCCATTAAACACACGAACCACACAGATTGCCTTCTCATTCTTAAGAAGGCATGGCCGTTGCTTAAGAAGGAAAGTGACAGATAGAACAAATAGGCAATCCCTCGTTCCACGCTAAGGCGACCCCGAGTGGGGTCGCCTGTTTGTTTTGGGGAATGGGGCAGAGCGGATTGGAGTGGTGGAGTGGTGGAGCAGTGGCTGACGAACCGCTCCATTACTCCACCACTCCATCACTCCCGCGCCGTGCGCAAGGAAAGTGCTTTACACAGGGGGGATTCAAATCTAACGTTGCCGCCACATTTGAAACCTGAAGTGAGTCGATGACGGAATTCTATGGAAGGAAAGTCGAAGACAATCGAGGATTTTCGCGTGCATGAAAAAGACACCGGTTCCGCCGATGTTCAGATCGCTTTGTTGACGCAACGCATCAACCACTTGACTGAGCACCTGCAAAAGAACCAGAAAGACCACAGCTCACGCCGGGGCCTGCTGATGATGGTAGGCCAGCGTCGGCGCCTCCTGGATTACTTGCATAACACCGACATCCGGCGTTATCAGTCCGTGACTAAGAAGTTGAAGCTTCGCAAGTGACCTTCGGCTTTCGAGGACTTCTCTCGCTTTTCGTTTAACATAAAACCCGCAGTCCATCCGCTTCTCAAGGAGCGGCGAGCCCCGCTAACGCGACGGGGTTTCCATGGCTTGCAAAACCATCGCGTCACACCCGTTGGCACTGGGAAATTTCATTCAGTACCTGGTTGACAGGTGCTCACTGAAGTTCCTCTGGGCCAACGGGCATTACTAAATTGTTATGTCTGAAAAAATCACCATCCAAGTGGGGGCCAACCCCATTCACATCGAAACCGGAAAACTCGCCAAACAAGCCGACGGGGCCGTCACCGTCCAACTCGGCGAAACCATCGTCGTCGTCGCGGCGGTCGCCGCCACCAGCGCCAAAGAAGGCCAGGACTTTTTTCCGCTGACCGTCGATTACCGGGAAAAGGCCGCCGCGGCCGGGAAATTCCCCGGCGGTTACTTCAAACGCGAGGGGCGCCCGACGGAAAAAGAAATCCTGACCAGCCGGGTGATCGACCGCCCCATCCGGCCATTGTTCCCCAAAGGCTGGTACAACGAAGTTCAGGTGCAAAGCATCCTGCTCAGCGCCGATGGCGAGAATGATCCGGACGTTCTCAGCATTCTCGGCGCTTCGGCCGCGCTGTCGGTCAGCGACATTCCCTGGAACGGGCCAATTGGCGCATTGCGGGTCGGGCGGGTCAACGGAGACTTCATCGCGAATCCTACGCACGCCCAGATGGAGCAAAGCGATCTCGACCTGATCTATGTCGGCACGGCAACGGACCATTTGATGTTCGAGGGCGCGGCCAAGGAAATCTCGGAGGCAGATTTTCTGGCGGCATTGGAGTTTGGCCACCAGATGTGCCAGACCATGATCGCCGCCCAAAAGGAACTCGTCGCGCGCGCCGGCAAATCCAAGCGCGCCATCACCCTGAATGTAGTTCCCGACGAAATCCTCAACGAAGCCAAGGCGCTGGCAGGAGATCGAATGGTCCCGGCCTTGCTCATTCCGAAAAAGTTGGAACGCGAAGCCGCAGTTAAGGCGTTGACGGACGAAGTGGCCTTGAAGCTCACGGAGAAGTTCGGCGAGGAGAAGATCACGGAATTCGTCGTCAACGATGCCTTTTATTACATCCAGAAGGAGGCCGTCAAAAAACTGATTCTGGACAACGGCAAGCGGATGGACGGGCGCCGCTTCGACGAAGTCCGGCCCATCTCATGTGAGGCCGGCGTGCTTCCGCGCGCGCACGGTTCGGCGCTCTTCTGCCGCGGCGAAACGCAGGCGCTCGCGCTGGCCACGCTGGGAACCACGGAGGATTCGCAGGAATTCGATTCCTACACCGGAGGCGCCAGTGAAAAGCAGTTCATTCTGCACTACAATTTCCCCAATTTCTCCGTGGGCGAAACCGGACGCATCAGCGGCCCCGGCCGGCGCGAAATCGGCCATGGCGCGCTGGCGGAACGCTCTCTCGAACCGATGATTCCTCTCAAAGATTTCCCTTACGCCATCCGCGTCACCTGCGAAATCATGGAATCCAACGGCTCCACCTCGATGGCGTCCGTCTGCGGCGGCAGTCTGGCGTTGATGGATGCCGGCGTGCCGCTGAAGAAACCCGTCGCCGGCATCAGCGTTGGCATCTGCACCGAATACACCCAGGACAAACAGATCGGCCGCTATCAATTGTTGACCGATATCATCGGCTGGGAAGACGCCTTCTGTGACATGGATTGCAAGCTCGCCGGCACGGACAAAGGCATTACCGGGTTTCAGCTCGATCTAAAACTTCCCGGGCTTCCCCACAAGCACATGATGGAGGCCGTGGAACGAGCGCGCGCAG of Verrucomicrobiota bacterium contains these proteins:
- the rpsO gene encoding 30S ribosomal protein S15, with the protein product MEGKSKTIEDFRVHEKDTGSADVQIALLTQRINHLTEHLQKNQKDHSSRRGLLMMVGQRRRLLDYLHNTDIRRYQSVTKKLKLRK
- the pnp gene encoding polyribonucleotide nucleotidyltransferase, with protein sequence MSEKITIQVGANPIHIETGKLAKQADGAVTVQLGETIVVVAAVAATSAKEGQDFFPLTVDYREKAAAAGKFPGGYFKREGRPTEKEILTSRVIDRPIRPLFPKGWYNEVQVQSILLSADGENDPDVLSILGASAALSVSDIPWNGPIGALRVGRVNGDFIANPTHAQMEQSDLDLIYVGTATDHLMFEGAAKEISEADFLAALEFGHQMCQTMIAAQKELVARAGKSKRAITLNVVPDEILNEAKALAGDRMVPALLIPKKLEREAAVKALTDEVALKLTEKFGEEKITEFVVNDAFYYIQKEAVKKLILDNGKRMDGRRFDEVRPISCEAGVLPRAHGSALFCRGETQALALATLGTTEDSQEFDSYTGGASEKQFILHYNFPNFSVGETGRISGPGRREIGHGALAERSLEPMIPLKDFPYAIRVTCEIMESNGSTSMASVCGGSLALMDAGVPLKKPVAGISVGICTEYTQDKQIGRYQLLTDIIGWEDAFCDMDCKLAGTDKGITGFQLDLKLPGLPHKHMMEAVERARAARLHVLAEMAKVLSEARKELSKYAPRILTIKINPEKIGALIGPGGKNIKKIVDESGCEINIEDDGTVMIYSTNEDGMKIARREVEKMTSEIEVGKTYRGRVVSIKEFGCFIEVFPGQDGLCHISELANFRVKQVEDIVKMGDEITVKCIGIDEKGRVRLSRRAAMEERDKEMAKKG